One segment of Drosophila mauritiana strain mau12 chromosome 3R, ASM438214v1, whole genome shotgun sequence DNA contains the following:
- the LOC117143264 gene encoding enhancer of split m8 protein has product MEYTTKTQIYQKVKKPMLERQRRARMNKCLDNLKTLVAELRGDDGILRMDKAEMLESAVIFMRQQKTPKKVAQEERSLPLDSFKNGYMNAVNEVSRVMASTPGMSVDLGKSVMTHLGRVYKNLQQFHEAQSATDFLQNSMDCSSMDKAPLSPASSGYHSDCDSPAPSPQPMQQPLWRPW; this is encoded by the coding sequence atggaaTACACCACCAAGACCCAGATCTACCAGAAGGTGAAGAAGCCAATGCTGGAGCGCCAGCGACGTGCCCGCATGAACAAGTGCCTGGACAACCTGAAAACACTTGTCGCCGAGCTGCGAGGTGATGATGGCATCCTGCGCATGGACAAGGCCGAGATGCTCGAGTCAGCGGTGATCTTCATGCGCCAGCAAAAGACACCAAAGAAGGTGGCTCAGGAAGAGCGATCCCTCCCCCTAGACAGCTTCAAGAATGGCTACATGAATGCCGTCAACGAGGTGTCACGTGTCATGGCCTCCACACCTGGCATGAGCGTCGACCTGGGCAAATCGGTGATGACTCACCTGGGACGCGTCTACAAGAACTTGCAGCAGTTCCACGAAGCACAGTCTGCCACCGACTTCCTCCAGAACTCGATGGACTGCTCCTCAATGGACAAGGCTCCGCTCAGCCCCGCCTCCTCCGGATATCACAGCGACTGCGACAGCCCCGCCCCATCACCACAGCCCATGCAGCAGCCCTTGTGGCGTCCCTGGTAA
- the LOC117142360 gene encoding protein groucho isoform X2, which translates to MYPSPVRHPAAGGPPPQGPIKFTIADTLERIKEEFNFLQAQYHSIKLECEKLSNEKTEMQRHYVMYYEMSYGLNVEMHKQTEIAKRLNTLINQLLPFLQADHQQQVLQAVERAKQVTMQELNLIIGIHAQQVPGGPPQPMGALNPFGALGATMGLPHGPQGLLNKPPEHHRPDIKPTGLEGPAAAEERLRNSVSPADREKYRTRSPLDIENDSKRRKDEKLQEDEGEKSDQDLVVDVANEMESHSPRPNGEHVSMEVRDRESLNGERLEKPSSSGIKQERPPSRSGSSSSRSTPSLKTKDMEKPGTPGAKARTPTPNAAAPAPGVNPKQMMPQGPPPAGYPGAPYQRPADPYQRPPSDPAYGRPPPMPYDPHAHVRTNGIPHPSALTGGKPAYSFHMNGEGSLQPVPFPPDALVGVGIPRHARQINTLSHGEVVCAVTISNPTKYVYTGGKGCVKVWDISQPGNKNPVSQLDCLQRDNYIRSVKLLPDGRTLIVGGEASNLSIWDLASPTPRIKAELTSAAPACYALAISPDSKVCFSCCSDGNIAVWDLHNEILVRQFQGHTDGASCIDISPDGSRLWTGGLDNTVRSWDLREGRQLQQHDFSSQIFSLGYCPTGDWLAVGMENSHVEVLHASKPDKYQLHLHESCVLSLRFAACGKWFVSTGKDNLLNAWRTPYGASIFQSKETSSVLSCDISTDDKYIVTGSGDKKATVYEVIY; encoded by the exons ATGTATCCCTCACCGGTGCGCCACCCCGCCGCCGGG GGACCACCACCTCAGGGTCCAATCAAGTTCACCATCGCCGACACACTGGAACGCATCAAGGAGGAGTTCAACTTCCTGCAGGCGCAGTACCACAG CATCAAATTGGAGTGCGAGAAGCTGTCGAACGAGAAGACGGAGATGCAGCGCCATTATGTTATG TACTACGAGATGTCCTATGGCCTTAACGTGGAGATGCACAAGCAGACGGAGATCGCCAAGCGGCTGAACACACTGATCAACCAGCTACTTCCATTCCTTCAGGCCGACCACCAGCAGCAAGTGCTGCAGGCGGTGGAGCGGGCGAAGCAGGTGACCATGCAGGAGCTCAACCTGATCATTGGG ATCCACGCCCAGCAGGTGCCAGGCGGACCACCTCAGCCGATGGGCGCACTGAATCCGTTTGGCGCCCTGGGCGCCACCATGGGCCTGCCACACGGACCGCAAGGTCTGCTGAACAAACCGCCCGAACACCACAGGCCGGACATCAAACCGACGGGTCTGGAGGGGCCAGCAGCCGCCGAAGAGCGATTG CGCAATTCGGTTTCGCCGGCCGATCGTGAGAAGTACCGCACACGCTCGCCGCTGGACATCGAGAACGACTCGAAGCGTCGAAAAGATGAGAAACTGCAA GAGGATGAAGGCGAGAAAAGCGATCAAGATTTAGTCGTAGATGTTGCAAATGAAATG GAATCCCACTCACCGCGTCCCAACGGCGAGCACGTGTCAATGGAGGTGCGCGATCGGGAAAGCTTGAATGGCGAGCGCCTGGAGAAGCCAAGCAGTAGTGGCATCAAGCAGGAACGGCCGCCCTCACGCTCCGGCTCCAGTTCTTCACGTTCCACACCCAGCCTCAAGACAAAAGAT ATGGAAAAGCCGGGTACACCGGGCGCCAAGGCACGCACACCGACACCGAACGCCGCTGCTCCGGCGCCAGGTGTTAATCCTAAACAAATGATGCCGCAGGGACCACCGCCAGCCGGATATCCGGGTGCACCGTATCAGAGGCCGGCCGATCCCTACCAGCGTCCACCGTCAGATCCAGCCTATGGACGACCGCCACCAATGCCGTACGATCCGCACGCCCATGTGCGAACCAATGGCATTCCACATCCCTCGGCCCTAACGGGTGGAAAGCC TGCATACTCTTTCCATATGAACGGCGAGGGTAGTCTACAACCGGTGCCGTTCCCGCCGGACGCGTTGGTGGGCGTTGGAATTCCGCGGCACGCCCGGCAGATCAATACGCTGTCGCATGGAGAGGTCGTCTGTGCGGTAACCATCTCCAATCCCACAAAGTATGTGTACACGGGCGGCAAGGGCTGCGTCAAGGTATGGGACATCTCGCAACCGGGCAACAAGAATCCAGTCAGCCAGCTGGATTGTCTGCAGCGCGACAACTACATCCGCTCGGTGAAGCTGCTGCCCGACGGCCGTACGCTGATCGTGGGCGGTGAGGCGTCCAACCTGTCCATCTGGGATCTGGCCAGTCCGACGCCTCGCATAAAGGCGGAACTAACATCGGCGGCGCCCGCCTGCTACGCTCTGGCCATTAGCCCTGACTCTAAGGTGTGCTTCTCGTGCTGCAGCGACGGCAACATCGCCGTGTGGGACCTGCACAACGAGATCCTGGTGCGCCAGTTCCAGGGCCATACCGACGGCGCCTCATGCATCGACATCAGTCCGGATGGCTCCAGGCTGTGGACGGGCGGCTTAGACAACACGGTGCGCTCCTGGGATCTGCGCGAGGGTCGCCAGCTGCAACAGCACGACTTCAGCTCTCAAATATTCTCGCTCGGCTACTGTCCCACAG GCGACTGGCTGGCTGTGGGTATGGAGAACTCGCATGTGGAGGTGCTGCACGCATCGAAACCGGACAAGTATCAACTGCATCTGCACGAGAGCTGCGTTCTGTCGCTGCGCTTTGCCGCCTGCGGCAAATGGTTCGTTTCCACCGGCAAAGACAACCTGCTTAACGCATGGCGAACACCCTACGGTGCCAGCATATTCCAG TCGAAGGAAACATCATCCGTACTTAGCTGCGACATATCAACTGACGACAAATACATTGTGACGGGTTCGGGCGATAAGAAGGCTACTGTCTACGAAGTTATTTATTAA
- the LOC117142360 gene encoding protein groucho isoform X1 codes for MYPSPVRHPAAGGPPPQGPIKFTIADTLERIKEEFNFLQAQYHSIKLECEKLSNEKTEMQRHYVMYYEMSYGLNVEMHKQTEIAKRLNTLINQLLPFLQADHQQQVLQAVERAKQVTMQELNLIIGQQIHAQQVPGGPPQPMGALNPFGALGATMGLPHGPQGLLNKPPEHHRPDIKPTGLEGPAAAEERLRNSVSPADREKYRTRSPLDIENDSKRRKDEKLQEDEGEKSDQDLVVDVANEMESHSPRPNGEHVSMEVRDRESLNGERLEKPSSSGIKQERPPSRSGSSSSRSTPSLKTKDMEKPGTPGAKARTPTPNAAAPAPGVNPKQMMPQGPPPAGYPGAPYQRPADPYQRPPSDPAYGRPPPMPYDPHAHVRTNGIPHPSALTGGKPAYSFHMNGEGSLQPVPFPPDALVGVGIPRHARQINTLSHGEVVCAVTISNPTKYVYTGGKGCVKVWDISQPGNKNPVSQLDCLQRDNYIRSVKLLPDGRTLIVGGEASNLSIWDLASPTPRIKAELTSAAPACYALAISPDSKVCFSCCSDGNIAVWDLHNEILVRQFQGHTDGASCIDISPDGSRLWTGGLDNTVRSWDLREGRQLQQHDFSSQIFSLGYCPTGDWLAVGMENSHVEVLHASKPDKYQLHLHESCVLSLRFAACGKWFVSTGKDNLLNAWRTPYGASIFQSKETSSVLSCDISTDDKYIVTGSGDKKATVYEVIY; via the exons ATGTATCCCTCACCGGTGCGCCACCCCGCCGCCGGG GGACCACCACCTCAGGGTCCAATCAAGTTCACCATCGCCGACACACTGGAACGCATCAAGGAGGAGTTCAACTTCCTGCAGGCGCAGTACCACAG CATCAAATTGGAGTGCGAGAAGCTGTCGAACGAGAAGACGGAGATGCAGCGCCATTATGTTATG TACTACGAGATGTCCTATGGCCTTAACGTGGAGATGCACAAGCAGACGGAGATCGCCAAGCGGCTGAACACACTGATCAACCAGCTACTTCCATTCCTTCAGGCCGACCACCAGCAGCAAGTGCTGCAGGCGGTGGAGCGGGCGAAGCAGGTGACCATGCAGGAGCTCAACCTGATCATTGGG CAACAGATCCACGCCCAGCAGGTGCCAGGCGGACCACCTCAGCCGATGGGCGCACTGAATCCGTTTGGCGCCCTGGGCGCCACCATGGGCCTGCCACACGGACCGCAAGGTCTGCTGAACAAACCGCCCGAACACCACAGGCCGGACATCAAACCGACGGGTCTGGAGGGGCCAGCAGCCGCCGAAGAGCGATTG CGCAATTCGGTTTCGCCGGCCGATCGTGAGAAGTACCGCACACGCTCGCCGCTGGACATCGAGAACGACTCGAAGCGTCGAAAAGATGAGAAACTGCAA GAGGATGAAGGCGAGAAAAGCGATCAAGATTTAGTCGTAGATGTTGCAAATGAAATG GAATCCCACTCACCGCGTCCCAACGGCGAGCACGTGTCAATGGAGGTGCGCGATCGGGAAAGCTTGAATGGCGAGCGCCTGGAGAAGCCAAGCAGTAGTGGCATCAAGCAGGAACGGCCGCCCTCACGCTCCGGCTCCAGTTCTTCACGTTCCACACCCAGCCTCAAGACAAAAGAT ATGGAAAAGCCGGGTACACCGGGCGCCAAGGCACGCACACCGACACCGAACGCCGCTGCTCCGGCGCCAGGTGTTAATCCTAAACAAATGATGCCGCAGGGACCACCGCCAGCCGGATATCCGGGTGCACCGTATCAGAGGCCGGCCGATCCCTACCAGCGTCCACCGTCAGATCCAGCCTATGGACGACCGCCACCAATGCCGTACGATCCGCACGCCCATGTGCGAACCAATGGCATTCCACATCCCTCGGCCCTAACGGGTGGAAAGCC TGCATACTCTTTCCATATGAACGGCGAGGGTAGTCTACAACCGGTGCCGTTCCCGCCGGACGCGTTGGTGGGCGTTGGAATTCCGCGGCACGCCCGGCAGATCAATACGCTGTCGCATGGAGAGGTCGTCTGTGCGGTAACCATCTCCAATCCCACAAAGTATGTGTACACGGGCGGCAAGGGCTGCGTCAAGGTATGGGACATCTCGCAACCGGGCAACAAGAATCCAGTCAGCCAGCTGGATTGTCTGCAGCGCGACAACTACATCCGCTCGGTGAAGCTGCTGCCCGACGGCCGTACGCTGATCGTGGGCGGTGAGGCGTCCAACCTGTCCATCTGGGATCTGGCCAGTCCGACGCCTCGCATAAAGGCGGAACTAACATCGGCGGCGCCCGCCTGCTACGCTCTGGCCATTAGCCCTGACTCTAAGGTGTGCTTCTCGTGCTGCAGCGACGGCAACATCGCCGTGTGGGACCTGCACAACGAGATCCTGGTGCGCCAGTTCCAGGGCCATACCGACGGCGCCTCATGCATCGACATCAGTCCGGATGGCTCCAGGCTGTGGACGGGCGGCTTAGACAACACGGTGCGCTCCTGGGATCTGCGCGAGGGTCGCCAGCTGCAACAGCACGACTTCAGCTCTCAAATATTCTCGCTCGGCTACTGTCCCACAG GCGACTGGCTGGCTGTGGGTATGGAGAACTCGCATGTGGAGGTGCTGCACGCATCGAAACCGGACAAGTATCAACTGCATCTGCACGAGAGCTGCGTTCTGTCGCTGCGCTTTGCCGCCTGCGGCAAATGGTTCGTTTCCACCGGCAAAGACAACCTGCTTAACGCATGGCGAACACCCTACGGTGCCAGCATATTCCAG TCGAAGGAAACATCATCCGTACTTAGCTGCGACATATCAACTGACGACAAATACATTGTGACGGGTTCGGGCGATAAGAAGGCTACTGTCTACGAAGTTATTTATTAA
- the LOC117142361 gene encoding exocyst complex component 8, producing MKEFDDFNFSVEKYTKDLTRECVGGSDLQQRKKEIEAYNETTSATLKQTCKKNYMEFIQTAKEISHLESEMYQLSHILIEQRNILATMTDGKTSSHLKAESLEAESTAATEDLENSHATRAVKEMVQGFNGNLEGKTFLNEGALIELDSNDYRPIQRVFFFLFNDVLIVCKVKHDKRLDFLTEYDPKKIAVINIKDLDGVKNAINIITPDGSKIYQSITAAGKTEWIEKLEEAFRFDQQKKPKKGQAPQPPTRAKQQSKATTPEKETTPQSPGEPKSMEDETPEWLSTASEEIQTLVAQRHFEDAQELIKRTQDFLRNENRKKLPLADAIETKVKQQELKLINVLLKELSNSHNRNLQIALRAAKRPLKILVEMGRYRQASATLLKVCAVSLRVAQREARRNNADISELFFCDLTQVACDFLTAFEKQPACVSALVVWCNAELQYFASQLIKHYLTKGTSLESVAKCVERVRKPSTKLTEIGLDISYHLEGLLRTTLESLIEESKERLLDSVGRTEESWQPYNLQTKSNLKRLLLELDVLGIDVRAQATGDTWINLTQSTVVFIRHFLQLTEYCGCLAKCETLLQSLELLLKELFIAQHTLKPPSDMAVDPNFVMKNKIFLVDNLLPIAIDKFRQISGRQCEGLRELHTKMSRQQGAPVPRQRSVYTTDVF from the exons ATGAAGGAGTTCGACGATTTTAATTTTAGCGTTGAGAAAT ATACCAAGGACCTGACACGAGAATGTGTGGGTGGCAGCGATTTGCAGCagagaaaaaaagaaatagaGGCCTACAACGAAACGACGTCCGCAACGCTCAAACAAACATGCAAAAAGAACTATATGGAGTTTATACAGACGGCCAAGGAGATATCAC ATCTCGAGTCGGAAATGTATCAACTGTCGCACATTCTGATTGAGCAGCGCAATATTCTGGCCACCATGACGGATGGCAAGACTTCCAGTCACCTGAAGGCAGAGAGTTTGGAGGCGGAGAGCACTGCGGCGACGGAGGATCTGGAGAATAGTCATGCCACTCGGGCGGTCAAGGAAATGGTCCAGGGCTTCAATGGCAATCTGGAGGGCAAGACCTTCCTCAACGAGGGAGCTCTAATTGAGTTGGATAGCAACGATTACCGACCCATCCAGAGGGTCTTCTTTTTCCTCTTCAACGATGTACTGATTGTCTGCAAAGTTAAGCATGATAA GCGCTTGGATTTCCTCACCGAGTACGACCCCAAGAAGATAGCCGTGATAAACATTAAGGACTTGGATGGCGTTAAGAATGCCATTAATATCATCACTCCAGATGGTTCCAAGATCTACCAAAGCATCACGGCTGCTGGGAAGACGGAGTGGATCGAGAAGCTCGAAGAGGCCTTTCGCTTCGACCAGcaaaagaaaccaaaaaagGGCCAGGCGCCACAGCCTCCTACTCGGGCCAAACAGCAGTCAAAAGCTACGACGCCGGAAAAGGAAACCACACCCCAGAGTCCCGGAGAGCCCAAATCTATGGAGGATGAGACGCCCGAGTGGCTAAGCACGGCCAGTGAAGAGATTCAGACCCTGGTAGCCCAGCGACATTTTGAGGATGCCCAGGAGCTGATAAAGCGAACCCAGGACTTCTTGCGGAACGAGAACCGGAAGAAGTTGCCACTAGCGGATGCCATTGAAACCAAGGTGAAGCAGCAGGAGCTCAAGCTGATCAATGTGCTGCTCAAAGAGTTGTCCAACAGTCACAATCGGAACTTGCAGATCGCTCTGAGAGCCGCCAAGCGGCCCCTGAAGATCCTTGTAGAGATGGGTCGCTATCGACAGGCGAGTGCCACTCTGCTAAAGGTCTGCGCCGTCAGTTTGCGGGTTGCGCAACGGGAGGCGCGCAGGAATAATGCGGATATATCGGAACTCTTCTTCTGTGACCTGACGCAGGTGGCCTGTGATTTTCTCACTGCATTTGAGAAGCAGCCGGCGTGCGTTAGCG CGCTCGTGGTTTGGTGCAATGCGGAGCTGCAATATTTTGCCAGCCAACTGATTAAGCATTACCTGACCAAGGGAACCTCCCTGGAATCAGTGGCCAAATGTGTGGAGCGAGTGCGCAAACCCTCGACGAAGCTCACAGAGATCGGGCTGGACATCAGTTATCATTTGGAAGGTCTGTTGCGCACTACACTCGAGTCGCTTATAGAGGAATCCAAGGAGCGACTGCTGGACTCCGTTGGTCGCACTGAGGAGAGCTGGCAGCCGTACAATTTGCAGACCAAGTCGAATCTGAAGCGTCTGCTTTTGGAGCTCGACGTCTTGGGTATCGATGTGAGAGCCCAGGCGACGGGCGACACGTGGATTAATCTCACCCAGTCGACAGTGGTTTTCATCAGACACTTCCTGCAGCTCACCGAGTACTGCGGATGTCTGGCCAAGTGCGAAACCCTGCTGCAGAGCCTGGAACTGCTTCTCAAAGAGCTGTTTATTGCCCAGCATACGTTGAAACCGCCCAGCGACATGGCCGTGGAT CCCAACTTTGTGATGAAGAACAAGATTTTTCTGGTGGACAACCTGCTGCCCATCGCCATCGACAAGTTCCGACAGATTTCTGGACGCCAGTGCGAGGGATTGCGCGAGTTGCACACGAAAATGTCCCGCCAGCAGGGTGCTCCAGTGCCGCGCCAGCGCAGCGTCTACACCACCGATGTGTTTTAG
- the LOC117142756 gene encoding charged multivesicular body protein 2a encodes MDWLFGKKISPDEMLRKNQRALNKAMRDLDRERMKMEQQEKKIIADIKKMAKEGQMDAVKIMAKDLVRTRRYAKKFMLMKANIQAVSLKIQTLKSQNTMAQAMKGVTKAMQNMNRQLNLPQIQKILQDFEKQSEMMDMKEEMINDAIDDAMEDEGDEEETDAVVSQVLDELGLQLGEQLGDLPSASGSLSIAGGAGAQKAQAVAAGGVGGGGAAGGGGLGGGGAGGPGAPGGSGASSPMSDADADLQARLDKLRKD; translated from the exons ATGGACTGGCTATTCGGCAAGAAGATCAGCCCCGATGAGATGCTGCGCAAGAATCAGCGGGCGCTGAACAAAGCGATGCGAGATCTGGACCGCGAGCGGATGAAAATGGAGCAGCAGGAGAAGAAGATCATCGCGGATATCAAAAAGATGGCCAAGGAGGGTCAAATGGATGCCGTGAAGATCATGGCCAAGGATCTGGTGCGCACGCGCCGGTATGCCAAGAAGTTCATGCTGATGAAGGCAAACATCCAGGCGGTGTCCCTCAAAATCCAGACGCTCAAGTCGCAGAACACAATGGCACAGGCCATGAAAG GTGTCACGAAGGCCATGCAGAACATGAACCGCCAGCTGAATCTCCCGCAAATCCAGAAGATCCTGCAGGACTTCGAGAAACAGTCGGAAATGATGGACATGAAGGAGGAGATGATCAACGATGCCATCGATGACGCCATGGAGGACGAGGGCGATGAGGAGGAGACGGATGCTGTTGTGTCCCAGGTGCTAGACGAACTGGGTCTGCAATTGGGCGAACAGCTGGGAGACCTTCCTTCTGCCTCCGGTTCCCTTTCCATAGCCGGCGGCGCTGGCGCTCAGAAAGCACAGGCTGTGGCCGCTGGTGGCGTTGGCGGCGGTGGAGCCGCCGGCGGAGGTGGACTTGGTGGAGGCGGCGCTGGTGGTCCGGGAGCTCCCGGTGGCAGTGGTGCCTCATCGCCCATGTCCGACGCCGATGCGGACCTTCAGGCGCGCCTGGATAAGCTGCGCAAGGATTGA
- the LOC117142757 gene encoding UMP-CMP kinase: MWRALARTTLRAVANDCGSQGVGLAPSALTQQQLRHSKASKRFITTTSTAPQHNIGIMSVEKPKVVFVLGGPGAGKGTQCSRIVDRFQFTHLSAGDLLREERSREGSEFGNLIEDYIRNGKIVPVEVTCSLLENAMKASGKSRFLIDGFPRNQDNLDGWNRQMSEKVDFQFVLFFDCGEDVCVKRCLGRGQSGSGRTDDNLESLKKRISTYNNDSLPIIKFFEGAGQVKRIDASPDAEEVFGEVEKILVASGF; encoded by the coding sequence ATGTGGCGGGCTTTGGCACGAACGACGTTGAGAGCAGTAGCCAACGATTGCGGTTCACAAGGAGTCGGTCTCGCACCATCAGCGCTGACGCAGCAGCAATTGCGACATTCCAAGGCCAGCAAAAGGTTCATCACCACCACCTCCACAGCCCCACAACACAATATCGGAATCATGAGCGTGGAGAAGCCAAAGGTTGTCTTTGTTTTGGGCGGTCCCGGGGCCGGTAAGGGCACCCAGTGCTCCAGGATCGTGGATCGCTTCCAATTCACCCATCTCTCGGCCGGTGATCTCCTGCGCGAGGAGCGGTCGCGGGAGGGCTCCGAATTCGGTAACCTCATCGAGGACTACATTCGCAATGGCAAAATTGTGCCCGTCGAGGTCACGTGTTCGCTGCTGGAGAATGCCATGAAGGCGTCGGGAAAGTCGCGGTTCCTCATCGACGGCTTCCCCCGCAATCAGGATAATCTGGACGGTTGGAACCGCCAGATGTCCGAGAAGGTGGACTTCCAGTTTGTCCTCTTCTTCGACTGCGGCGAGGATGTGTGCGTGAAACGGTGTCTGGGCCGCGGCCAGAGCGGCTCCGGCCGGACGGACGACAACCTGGAGAGCCTGAAGAAGCGCATCTCGACCTACAACAACGACTCGCTGCCCATCATCAAGTTCTTCGAGGGCGCCGGCCAGGTGAAGCGGATCGATGCCAGTCCGGATGCGGAAGAGGTGTTCGGGGAGGTGGAAAAGATATTGGTGGCCAGCGGCTTCTAG
- the LOC117142758 gene encoding DNA replication complex GINS protein SLD5: MSDVEDVPETQLEIDVSDGAGLEDEDDDDMEQITAQKVLEIIETAWINEMCAPEILPSQTDMLELMVSQVAHMEEQMRDLDKNDFRAVVHSMELERVRYIMASYMRCRLQKIETFTQHILNQEESREPDDKRLSPEETKFAQEFASNVDEYFHKVATQYMPNQQRGEADQRIVTPNLMSHVFLKANVAVPAVIVGVDDEEVDMAAGSQHIIPYQLVADLIQNNQAQLI; encoded by the exons atgTCAGATGTAGAAGACGTGCCCGAAACCCAGCTAGAAATCGATGTCAGCGATGGCGCCGGActggaggatgaggatgatgaCGATATGGAACAGATTACAGCTCAGAAG GTCCTGGAAATCATAGAAACCGCGTGGATAAATGAAATGTGTGCGCCGGAGATCCTGCCCAGCCAGACGGACATGCTGGAGCTGATGGTCTCCCAGGTGGCCCACATGGAGGAGCAGATGCGCGATCTGGACAAGAACGATTTCCGAGCTGTGGTGCACTCCATGGAACTGGAGAGGGTGCGCTACATAATGGCCAGTTATATGCGTTGCCGCCTGCAGAAGATCGAAACCTTCACGCAGCACATCCTCAACCAGGAGGAGAGCCGTGAGCCGGATGACAAGCGTCTGTCTCCCGAGGAGACTAAGTTCGCCCAGGAGTTTGCCAGTAATGTAGATGAGTACTTCCACAAAGTAGCCACCCAGTACATGCCCAACCAGCAGAGAGGAGAGGCGGATCAGAGGATTGTGACGCCCAATCTGATGAGCCATGTCTTTCTTAAGGCAAATGTGGCGG TGCCCGCTGTGATCGTGGGCGTCGATGATGAGGAGGTGGACATGGCGGCCGGCTCCCAGCATATTATTCCCTACCAACTAGTAGCCGACTTGATACAAAACAACCAAGCGCAGCTAATTTAA
- the LOC117142759 gene encoding pre-rRNA-processing protein TSR2 homolog, producing MAAAQQTEFQKNFRVIVEKIFNHWQDLRLAVEHGMGGRNGQQVAIEIMDYTYQYCVSNENITQGELVEVLEELMDQEFNTLCDDDSIPEICRNLLRYKLMAQQNQYPQIEAELSKLPAGKEWLRPDVKITYTPIDGDSSSDEDMDDSDEEDDDEMGQGDDETPSGSGRMTRSQARKQQAEAFVEPEDGWTTVRRK from the exons ATGGCAGCCGCACAACAAACTGAATTCCAAAAGAATTTTCGAGTGATTGTAGAGAAGATCTTCAATCACTGGCAGGATCTCCGGCTGGCGGTGGAGCATGGCATGGGCGGACGCAATGGCCAACAG GTGGCCATAGAAATCATGGACTACACCTACCAGTACTGCGTGTCGAATGAAAATATCACACAGGGCGAACTGGTGGAGGTTTTGGAGGAGCTGATGGACCAGGAGTTTAACACACTCTGCGACGACGACTCCATTCCGGAGATCTGCCGGAATCTGCTGCGCTACAAGTTGATGGCCCAGCAGAACCAGTATCCGCAAATAGAGGCTGAATTGAGTAAACTTCCTGCTGGCAAGGAGTGGCTGCGTCCGGATGTTAAGATCACTTACACGCCCATCGATGGGGACTCCTCATCCGATGAGGACATGGACGACAGCGACGAGGAGGACGATGATGAAATGGGCCAGGGCGACGACGAAACTCCGAGCGGCAGTGGTCGGATGACGCGATCACAGGCACGAAAGCAGCAGGCTGAGGCGTTTGTGGAACCGGAAGACGGGTGGACCACCGTGCGAAGAAAGTGA
- the LOC117142761 gene encoding phosphatidylinositol N-acetylglucosaminyltransferase subunit P, which translates to MPEHTPAPTPHRAVYGFAFYMLFTVLFLTYVTWALLPVEFGLHSYLPDKYFAVFVPFLVLVFAWFFAFLIYPAINLSMTVDVDSIASVVDPKLALPKGTEFTSWSQLQKGELSQDSTSKKASPVNCNLCRTFHQPVTRAPIAPLRFLDLQEVNTAYYN; encoded by the coding sequence ATGCCGGAACACACTCCGGCTCCGACTCCGCATAGGGCGGTCTATGGTTTCGCCTTCTATATGCTGTTCACGGTCCTCTTCCTCACCTACGTGACTTGGGCCCTGCTGCCAGTGGAGTTTGGCCTGCACTCGTATCTGCCGGACAAGTATTTCGCCGTATTTGTGCCCTTTCTGGTGCTGGTCTTCGCCTGGTTCTTTGCCTTCCTCATCTACCCTGCCATAAATCTCTCGATGACAGTGGATGTTGATTCCATTGCCTCGGTGGTGGATCCCAAGCTGGCACTGCCCAAAGGGACAGAGTTCACCTCCTGGTCGCAGTTGCAAAAAGGCGAGCTCAGCCAGGATTCCACATCAAAGAAGGCCTCTCCAGTAAACTGCAACCTGTGCAGGACTTTCCACCAACCTGTGACACGTGCACCTATTGCACCACTGCGTTTTCTGGACCTCCAGGAAGTAAATACAGCGTATTATAACTAA
- the LOC117142763 gene encoding uncharacterized protein LOC117142763: MMSQIANKPNESIIRVPFATPRLAEIAYKVVSVDQEPRRNFVKKTLSLENDVLVVHFQADQVKSLRTAITSFFECLLLLQDTINQFGDSKEDKLITESIDNAGTHSGSDSA; the protein is encoded by the exons ATGATGTCACAAATTGCAAACAAACCAAATGAATC TATAATAAGAGTGCCGTTTGCGACGCCACGATTGGCCGAGATCGCCTACAAAGTCGTCAGTGTCGACCAGGAGCCGCGCCGGAATTTCGTGAAAAAAACGTTGAGCCTGGAGAACGATGTCCTGGTTGTGCACTTCCAGGCGGATCAAGTGAAGAGCCTCCGCACTGCCATCACCTCCTTCTTCGAGTGCCTGCTCCTGTTACAGGACACCATCAACCAGTTCGGAGACTCCAAGGAAGATAAACTAATCACCGAGAGCATCGACAATGCCGGAACACACTCCGGCTCCGACTCCGCATAG